A region of Polyodon spathula isolate WHYD16114869_AA chromosome 4, ASM1765450v1, whole genome shotgun sequence DNA encodes the following proteins:
- the LOC121314782 gene encoding little elongation complex subunit 1-like isoform X2, whose amino-acid sequence MKSELEEKRSSIKIYQQTYLEIESLKEENNKTEAASKKLEAQVKKLEETTTKQSQEIKQLKTEKKTLEKDLKKTQKQLAKTEKRNQKKVLKHAWTQNNSTEETKIDKTKMKLLLEELWMCIEPSAQVSQRKDMQHFSEETGKHCRRPRDLQHSLQTHFPGSPLKDQQYCKNGPFPSSPLKDMQFCKHSPIPINDLAASIHLHNLAVPEMQRNTKHKSIKHSQIIESSSRERDRFNEGTILNKETGQKYLNEDLLHVSGDEQMAHSPVPGQNLDEILDWLKPLPPLLSPVQFSLPHNQDTLLDSSTNLNEEEEVKVKSNSNELKKLCEGDKPNENPESINKHSSEPSMAHTMDLPLVGLSKDTSSTALLFHSPPPSVLTEAECDDKAILEQQMKESNPSFLEESTEMMDVQSDSLQFSDTSDSFNSSVEANENDTLVGHLQNKTSQHSTVKVEALEDCVLNSSASDKGSTGLIKSDSEQLKNIQSLQESESSGTEYMEVDHGKQEETQKDTEAIKESLTNASTDSATLSHHEDIIENNLKSSASVASDDQNMLFVDSPTKHYLTKGEKEAQDSSAKDYLTSLTTKESELKEPQPLQSNGTTNTETVNEASVVCFQKQEISWTGELSHSTGFTKNEVECSTETEMLSMTETFTVSQKPNLKGNVYVKTSEADSAKDNELSYTSPEDETGLTKATEIETVAVNGSVLHKACLTGTTCKPNCDETDPATESESRNYNTGCTEDETEHLAKSKMLSVADTCSGLQKALLTETCHKSNTDRTDPVKESKTSVNSSACKEDEVECGKEAEMIKRTKTPFTLLQKSSLTPNAYATNPSGADRITAEKHASYSLESTSFTKTDGHFTTDVESSIEETFSDNIMMEENLCTKACPITQEETEDDQESFTLLRKVKKTKSKGNGSCSLEEKGMNLSSCKESVPEALIDVQAPADNNTSMNDNKALEMSEEGIPNIDTCETLKVKIDRKELTAAHTSLNKHSGRSTSETTTDENSELEQDEMAYKKKPEENMEICKRNILVNGAECNIQVTGLDSVLTAEPDSQHGDNASNESLVCDSLEIVLNEDSQLENINVKDYNTNNRVSPTVVPRIETEEETAVSCHRWHHSASVQNSTKAKQKEKEPSQTNPPVLATADTSTSSKHSPDSINRVRTEMGPPLRPLLPPLLVTPPRFLKSISPPMSTCSRSSFPSPSPMEDLVSPLRETPIPPLMSPLSDRLKHKSPLLATPSPSDITKNRRIQSSPLQFCAATPKHAVPVPGRLPPSTMNAINSSPGIPQENSVRILDTMYPELSARARTLNILKGNIQLDRCASGVGNIVPGPVNQISGFKAINSSTTAFTKTGKACETENSCFRQVTERLSSMGLPDQVWKRPGVNLHLPKSAKRLRLDNDSPVSERANLPVASLEDSENNMNKDELLKDLQGSLAQPVDIKSSEMLKSQTSPTEEAISKAFEKIAKCCFDLMPVIRSHVHVGNISRVPILRDEEKEVIHEFCVVNKHLAEGLLVAILTKLKTEKMSMKSCYLQALCRVYVGICRQQGDLERARLFSYSILKEDFPESDKLTLFVASTWHDVFSLPGQINKAIQAVTRKRAKGEVLTCLTAYLGWEKNPPCDVSKLITGTIFTLKKGACMKFQPHEKRGEDLSPAVWDHIFATELLCSQLQWKWTHDNLICKELWPIMNKWVKQGKGIEHVEITSDITVAAVLRLIGRLGQLGMKKKYVDSVKNVATVINTFGRHANTEGVPWGVQLATVYAIYDLAPSNPKEAMESLAAWRSETTRTVPPAVTSCITQMGSMCRQIR is encoded by the exons ATGAAATCTGAGCTGGAAGAAAAAAGG AGCTCCATAAAGATCTACCAGCAAACGTATCTAGAAATTGAAAGCCTAAAGGAGGAGAATAATAAAACTGAGGCTGC GAGTAAGAAGCTTGAAGCGCAAGTGAAAAAGCTTGAAG AAACAACAACCAAGCAGAGCCAAGAGATCAAACAGttaaaaacagagaaaaagaCATTGGAGAAAGATCTAAAGAAAACACAG aaacagCTTGCAAAAACTGAGAAACGAAATCAAAAGAAAG tattGAAGCATGCATGGACTCAAAATAATTCAACAGAGGAAACAAAAATTGATAAAA CTAAAATGAAGCTGCTTCTTGAGGAACTTTGGATGTGTATAGAACCTTCAGCCCAGGTATCCCAGAGGAAGGACATGCAGCACTTTTCTG AAGAGACTGGAAAGCATTGCAGAAGACCCAGAGACTTGCAGCATTCCTTGCAGACACATTTTCCTGGTAGCCCATTGAAAGATCAACAGTATTGCAAGAATGGACCCTTTCCCAGTAGCCCATTGAAAGATATGCAGTTTTGCAAGCACTCGCCCATTCCCATAAACGATCTGGCAGCTTCTATCCATCTGCATAATCTAGCAGTACCTGAAATGCAgcgcaacacaaaacacaaaagcattaaGCACTCACAAATCATTGAAAGCAGTAGCAGAGAGAGAGATCGCTTTAATGAAGGCACCATCTTAAATAAGGAAACTGGACAAAAATACTTGAATGAAGACCTTTTGCATGTTTCTGGAGATGAACAAATGGCACATAGTCCAGTACCTGGACAAAACCTTGATGAAATACTGGACTGGTTGAAACCTCTCCCACCACTCCTGTCTCCTGTGCAATTTTCATTGCCTCATAATCAG gataCTTTACTTGACAGTTCAACAAATTTAAATGAGGAGGAGGAAGTGAAGGTAAAATCCAACAGCAATGAGTTAAAGAAACTCTGTGAAGGTGACAAACCCAATGAAAACCCTGAATCCATCAATAAGCACTCTTCTGAACCAAGCATGGCTCATACCATGGATCTTCCTTTAGTTGGGTTGTCTAAGGACACTTCATCCACTGCTCTGTTATTTCACAGTCCCCCACCCTCTGTGCTTACAGAGGCCGAATGTGATGACAAGGCAATTTTAGAGCAACAAATGAAGGAAAGCAACCCATCTTTCCTGGAAGAGTCGACTGAAATGATGGATGTACAGAGTGACAGTTTGCAATTTAGTGATACTAGTGACTCATTTAATTCATCTGTTGAAGCTAATGAGAATGATACATTGGTAggtcatttacaaaacaaaacctctCAACACAGCACTGTGAAGGTTGAGGCCTTGGAAGACTGTGTTTTAAATTCATCAGCATCTGATAAAGGAAGCACAGGTCTTATAAAGTCAGACTCTGAACAACTGAAAAACATACAATCCCTGCAAGAGTCTGAAAGCTCAGGAACAGAATATATGGAGGTAGACCACGGAAAGCAAGAAGAAACTCAAAAGGATACAGAGGCTATTAAAGAAAGTTTAACAAATGCCTCAACAGACAGTGCAACGTTAAGCCACCATGAGGATATAATAGAAAATAACCTAAAAAGCTCTGCTTCTGTGGCTAGTGATGATCAAAATATGCTATTCGTAGATTCTcctacaaaacattatttaaccaAAGGGGAAAAGGAAGCCCAAGATTCTTCTGCAAAGGATTATTTAACCTCCTTGACAACTAAAGAATCAGAGCTCAAAGAACCTCAGCCTTTACAAAGCAATGGCACTACCAATACAGAGACTGTGAACGAAGCTTCGGTTGTGTGTTTTCAGAAACAAGAGATTTCTTGGACAGGTGAGTTGAGCCACAGTACAGGATTTACTAAAAATGAAGTGGAGTGCTCAACAGAAACAGAGATGCTAAGCATGACTGAAACTTTTACTGTCTCTCAAAAGCCTAACTTAAAAGGAAATGTGTATGTAAAAACCTCTGAAGCAGATTCAGCAAAAGACAATGAACTCTCCTATACCTCTCCTGAAGATGAAACAGGCCTCACAAAGGCAACTGAGATTGAAACTGTGGCTGTAAATGGTTCTGTCTTGCACAAAGCTTGTTTAACAGGAACTACTTGCAAACCAAACTGTGATGAAACTGATCCAGCAACTGAGAGTGAATCCAGAAACTACAACACAGGGTGTACTGAAGATGAAACAGAACACTTGGCCAAGTCAAAGATGTTATCCGTGGCAGACACTTGCTCTGGCTTACAAAAAGCCCTGTTAACAGAAACTTGTCACAAATCCAACACTGATAGAACCGATCCAGTAAAAGAGAGTAAAACCTCTGTTAACAGTTCAGCATGCAAAGAAGATGAAGTTGAATGTGGAAAAGAAGCAGAGATGATCAAAAGGACTAAAACTCCCTTTACCTTATTACAGAAATCCAGCTTAACCCCAAATGCTTATGCAACAAATCCTAGTGGTGCTGACAGAATAACAGCAGAGAAACACGCCAGTTATAGTTTAGAGTCAACCTCCTTTACGAAAACAGATGGACACTTTACCACTGATGTGGAATCTTCCATTGAAGAGACATTCAGTGACAACATTATGATGGAAGAAAATCTCTGCACCAAGGCTTGTCCTATTACCCAAGAAGAAACTGAGGATGATCAAGAGAGTTTTACACTTTTGAGAAAGGTCAAGAAAACAAAGAGTAAAGGTAATGGAAGCTGTAGTTTGGAAGAAAAGGGGATGAATTTAAGCAGCTGCAAAGAATCTGTGCCAGAGGCCCTTATAGATGTGCAAGCACCAGCAGATAATAATACGAGTATGAATGACAATAAGGCACTTGAAATGTCTGAAGAGGGAATTCCAAATATTGATACGTGTGAAACATTGAAAGTAAAAATAGACCGCAAAGAGCTAACCGCAGCACATACTTCCTTAAACAAACATTCAGGTAGAAGTACTTCAGAAACTACAACGGATGAAAATTCTGAATTGGAACAGGATGAAATGGCATATAAGAAAAAGCCAGAGGAAAACATGGAAATCTGCAAAAGAAATATATTAGTTAATGGGGCAGAGTGCAATATACAAGTGACCGGTTTAGACAGTGTGTTAACAGCAGAGCCAGATTCCCAGCATGGTGATAATGCATCAAATGAAAGCCTTGTGTGTGACTCATTAGAAATAGTATTAAATGAAGATTCACAATTGGAAAATATAAACGTAAAAgattataatacaaataataggGTATCACCCACAGTTGTACCCAGAATTGAGACAGAAGAAGAAACAGCTGTCTCTTGTCACAGATGGCATCATTCTGCTTCAGTGCAGAATAGTACAAAAGccaagcaaaaagaaaaagaaccaaGCCAGACAAACCCCCCTGTGTTAGCCACTGCTGACACCTCAACATCATCAAAGCATTCCCCAGACTCGATAAATAGAGTTAGGACAGAGATGGGACCACCTCTCCGTCCACTACTGCCACCACTACTAGTCACCCCACCAAGATTTCTAAAAAGTATCTCTCCTCCCATGTCAACGTGCAGTAGGTCATCTTTCCCTTCCCCTTCCCCTATGGAGGATTTGGTCTCCCCACTGCGAGAAACACCAATACCTCCACTTATGTCACCACTGTCGGACAGACTCAAGCACAAATCTCCGTTACTGGCCACCCCATCCCCATCAGACATAACCAAAAACAGAAGGATCCAGTCTTCCCCATTGCAGTTCTGTGCGGCCACCCCCAAACATGCAGTCCCTGTTCCTGGTAGACTGCCTCCTTCAACAATGAATGCAATCAACTCCTCTCCTGGCATTCCCCAAGAAAACTCTGTTCGAATCCTTGACACCATGTATCCAGAGCTTTCTGCTCGTGCAAGAACTCTCAACATTCTCAAGGGAAACATTCAGCTCGACAGATGTGCATCCGGGGTTGGGAACATTGTACCAGGACCTGTCAATCAGATCTCTGGTTTTAAAGCCATCAATTCTTCAACAACAGCTTTCACCAAAACTGGAAAAGCTTGTGAAACAGAAAACAGCTGTTTTAGACAAGTCACAGAGAGGTTAAGCTCTATGGGATTGCCTGATCAAGTCTGGAAAAGACCAGGAGTAAATCTGCATTTACCAAAAAGTGCCAAAAGGCTTCGGTTAGATAACGATTCACCAGTTTCAGAAAGGGCGAATTTGCCTGTTGCATCTCTGGAGGATTCCGAAAATAATATGAATAAAGATGAACTTTTGAAAGATTTACAAGGGAGTTTGGCGCAACCTGTTGATATTAAATCATCTGAAATGTTAAAGTCACAAACCAGTCCTACTGAAGAGGCCATTTCCAAGGCATTTGAAAAAATTGCAAAGTGCTGTTTTGATTTGATGCCTGTTATTCGAAGCCATGTCCATGTTGGAAACATTTCTCGGGTACCAATACTGAGAGATGAAGAGAAGGAGGTCATCCATGAGTTCTGTGTGGTAAACAAG CACCTTGCAGAAGGTTTGCTGGTTGCCATTCTCACGAAACTGAAGACTGAAAAAATGAGCATGAAGAGTTGCTACCTTCAGGCCCTCTGTAGAGTTTATGTTGGAATTTGTCGGCAGCAAGGAGACTTGGAGAGAGCCCGTCTTTTTTCATACAGTATTCTAAAAGAAG ATTTTCCAGAGTCTGACAAGCTGACTTTATTTGTTGCAAGTACCTGGCACGATGTGTTTTCCTTGCCAGGGCagattaataaagcaatacaGGCTGTAACCAGGAAACGTGCAAAGGGAGAAGTTCTGACATGTCTCACTGCCTATCTGGGCTGGGAGAAG AACCCTCCCTGTGATGTATCAAAGTTGATTACTGGCACAATTTTTACTCTAAAGAAGGGCGCCTGTATGAAATTCCAGCCTCATGAGAAACGAGGAGAAGACCTGAGCCCTGCTGTGTGGGATCATATTTTTGCAACAGAACTTTTGTGTTCTCAGCTTCAGTGGAAGTGGACACATGACAATTTAATATG caaggaGCTTTGGCCAATAATGAACAAATGGGTAAAGCAAGGAAAAGGAATAGAACATGTGGAGATTACATCAGATATTACAGTAGCTGCTGTCCTGCGGCTAATAG GGCGTCTAGGACAGCTGGGaatgaagaaaaaatatgttGATTCTGTGAAAAATGTTGCAACAGTCATCAACACGTTTGGCAGACATGCTAATACAGAAG GGGTCCCCTGGGGTGTGCAGTTGGCAACAGTGTATGCTATTTATGATCTGGCACCAAGCAATCCAAAGGAAGCCATGGAATCACTCGCAGCTTGGAGATCGGAAACTACCAGAACCGTCCCGCCTGCAGTTACCAGCTGTATAACACAAATGGGCTCCATGTGCCGTCAAATAAGATGA